One segment of Geomonas ferrireducens DNA contains the following:
- a CDS encoding type IV pilus twitching motility protein PilT, whose translation MTLNEILGIAMKAKGSDIHLKAGLPPIVRIDGSLRAIPNAERLSSEAVRNMAFSIMNDRQKRIFEENYEVDLSYGVPGLGRFRVNTFAQRGTVAMVLRAIPIAIPTLESLNLPPVLKKLSLEQRGLILVTGTTGSGKSTTLASMIDYINEHRTCNIITIEDPVEYLHKDKKSLISQREVGFDTLTFGKALTSALRQDPDVILVGEMRDYETIETALTAAETGHLVLSTLHTLDAAETVNRVISVFPPFHQRQVRMQLAGILRGVISQRLVPRMDGKGRVPAVEVMIGTARIRDCIDDKEKTKQIPEAIAQGHTTYGMQTFDQSLMQLLTRKLITYEEAMRQSSNPDDFALKVSGISSTSDSNWDTFTDEAAPAEGGDKELVIEKY comes from the coding sequence ATGACCCTCAACGAGATCCTCGGCATAGCCATGAAGGCCAAGGGGTCCGACATCCACCTGAAGGCGGGGCTTCCCCCCATCGTCAGGATCGACGGATCCCTGCGCGCCATCCCCAACGCGGAACGCCTCTCCAGCGAGGCGGTCAGGAACATGGCGTTCTCCATCATGAACGATCGCCAGAAGCGGATCTTCGAGGAGAACTACGAGGTCGACCTCTCCTACGGGGTCCCGGGGCTCGGGCGTTTCCGCGTCAACACCTTCGCCCAACGCGGCACGGTCGCCATGGTGCTGCGCGCCATCCCGATCGCCATCCCCACGCTGGAATCGCTGAACCTGCCGCCGGTCCTTAAAAAGCTCTCCCTCGAGCAGCGCGGCCTGATCCTCGTCACCGGCACCACCGGCTCCGGCAAGTCCACAACGCTCGCCTCCATGATCGACTACATCAACGAGCACAGGACCTGCAACATCATCACCATCGAGGACCCGGTCGAGTACCTGCACAAGGACAAGAAGAGCCTCATCAGCCAGCGCGAGGTCGGCTTCGACACGCTCACCTTCGGCAAGGCGCTGACCTCGGCCTTGAGGCAGGACCCGGACGTCATCCTGGTCGGCGAGATGCGCGATTACGAGACCATCGAGACGGCACTCACCGCGGCCGAGACGGGGCACCTGGTGCTCTCCACGCTGCACACCCTGGACGCCGCAGAGACCGTCAACCGCGTCATCTCCGTCTTCCCCCCCTTCCACCAGAGACAGGTGAGGATGCAGCTCGCGGGGATCCTGAGAGGGGTCATCTCGCAGCGCCTGGTGCCGCGCATGGACGGCAAGGGGCGCGTCCCCGCGGTCGAGGTCATGATCGGCACCGCCCGCATCAGGGACTGCATCGACGACAAGGAGAAGACGAAGCAGATCCCGGAGGCCATCGCCCAGGGGCATACGACCTACGGCATGCAGACCTTCGACCAGTCGCTCATGCAGCTCTTGACCAGGAAACTCATCACCTACGAAGAGGCCATGCGCCAGTCGAGCAACCCCGACGACTTCGCCCTCAAGGTATCCGGCATCTCGTCCACCTCGGACTCCAACTGGGACACCTTCACCGACGAGGCAGCTCCGGCGGAGGGTGGCGACAAGGAGCTGGTCATCGAGAAGTACTAG
- a CDS encoding sensor histidine kinase translates to MHFAPLLLIVACELLLLLIEQYTPLPGWLHFSVSVSLATVLLCFVALFRQRQASMVDGLRREIDEMQQEALKSARRYKSLLEGAGNAIFIFHVKTGLLQEENRLGRELIGFSKEELASMEVRDIFATSEHDRLRTFIYQLVRQGEADWDCAQMKRKDGSLFMGEINARLIDLGDEQVAHCLLRDITEKRRTEHEIWQRNRELSILNNMLASMSQGTDLKTMQEETLLELMERFDAEGGTLHLSTPEAPSPALCASRQAPAELERVITESVEGGPERLSEVSVAPLQDACNGWGSLTSIPIRSQERLLGFIHLIHRVPHNYGPKELRFLESVGRQMGNIIEQVRLFDELKWKSEELLRSHRLLERSSHSLSLSETKLKQNLALIEQAHQEQTRLDRMKNQFLGMVSHEFNTPLTSIVAGVDHLLQQEWVSQEDACQVLEMVRDGSLRLKALVADLLKLIRLEARRDGLETSAIHLRMLLENLLDQLQPLFEERGQAITLRELDHLPFFQGDCTYLERVFYELLLNAIRFSPEGGEIVVTGRVVDHEALSVRSGTLTRFNPEFLRRCGERCYLEVEVRDGGIGIPLDEQQRVFEIFYEVGEIRHHSSGRRQGRGAGLGLAIVKGMVEAHGGMVWVESGDGSSFFLVLPLEQELIQPALF, encoded by the coding sequence GTGCACTTTGCACCGCTCCTACTCATAGTCGCCTGCGAGCTGCTGCTCCTTTTGATCGAGCAGTACACGCCGCTGCCGGGGTGGCTCCACTTCAGCGTCTCCGTGTCGCTGGCGACGGTGCTCCTTTGCTTCGTGGCGCTATTCAGGCAGCGCCAGGCGAGCATGGTGGACGGGCTGCGCCGCGAGATCGACGAGATGCAGCAGGAGGCGCTAAAGAGCGCCCGGCGCTACAAGAGCCTCCTCGAGGGGGCGGGCAACGCGATATTCATCTTCCACGTGAAGACGGGGCTGCTGCAGGAAGAAAACCGCCTTGGGCGTGAGCTCATCGGTTTCAGCAAGGAGGAGCTCGCCTCCATGGAGGTGCGCGACATCTTCGCCACTTCCGAACACGACCGGCTGCGCACCTTCATCTATCAGCTCGTGCGCCAGGGGGAGGCGGACTGGGACTGCGCCCAGATGAAGAGAAAGGACGGCTCCCTCTTCATGGGCGAGATAAACGCCCGCCTCATCGACCTGGGCGACGAGCAGGTGGCGCACTGTCTTTTGCGCGACATCACGGAAAAGCGGCGCACCGAGCACGAGATCTGGCAGAGAAACCGCGAGCTCTCCATCCTCAACAACATGCTTGCCAGCATGAGCCAGGGGACCGACCTGAAAACGATGCAGGAGGAGACCCTCCTCGAGCTGATGGAGCGTTTCGATGCCGAGGGTGGGACGCTGCACCTCTCAACGCCGGAGGCCCCCTCCCCCGCCCTTTGCGCCTCGCGACAGGCCCCAGCCGAACTGGAGCGGGTCATCACGGAGAGCGTGGAGGGTGGCCCTGAACGGTTGAGCGAAGTCAGCGTCGCGCCGCTTCAGGACGCCTGCAACGGCTGGGGGAGCCTCACCTCGATCCCGATCCGCTCGCAGGAGCGCCTTTTGGGCTTCATCCATCTCATCCACCGCGTCCCGCACAACTACGGCCCGAAGGAGCTCCGCTTCCTTGAGAGCGTCGGCAGGCAGATGGGGAACATCATCGAGCAGGTGCGGCTTTTCGACGAGCTCAAGTGGAAGAGCGAGGAGCTGCTCCGCTCGCACCGCCTTTTGGAGAGGAGCAGCCACAGCCTTTCCCTCTCTGAGACGAAACTCAAGCAGAACCTCGCCCTCATTGAACAGGCGCATCAGGAGCAGACCCGCCTGGATCGCATGAAGAACCAGTTCCTCGGGATGGTTTCCCACGAGTTCAACACGCCGCTCACCAGCATCGTGGCGGGCGTCGACCACCTGCTGCAGCAGGAATGGGTCTCCCAGGAAGACGCCTGCCAGGTGCTCGAGATGGTGCGCGACGGGAGCCTGCGCCTGAAGGCCCTGGTCGCCGATCTTTTGAAGCTGATCCGACTGGAGGCGCGCAGGGATGGGCTCGAGACGAGCGCCATCCACCTGCGCATGCTGCTCGAAAATCTCCTGGACCAGCTCCAGCCGCTCTTCGAGGAGCGCGGGCAGGCGATCACCCTGCGCGAACTCGATCATCTCCCCTTCTTCCAGGGGGACTGCACCTACCTGGAGCGGGTCTTCTACGAGCTTTTGCTGAACGCGATCCGCTTCAGCCCCGAAGGGGGCGAGATCGTGGTGACCGGCCGCGTCGTCGACCACGAGGCCCTCTCGGTGCGCTCCGGCACGCTCACCCGCTTCAACCCCGAGTTCCTGAGGCGCTGCGGCGAACGCTGCTATCTGGAGGTCGAGGTGCGCGACGGCGGCATCGGCATTCCGCTGGACGAGCAGCAGCGCGTCTTCGAGATCTTCTACGAGGTAGGCGAGATCCGGCACCACTCGAGCGGGCGGCGGCAGGGACGCGGGGCCGGGCTGGGGCTTGCCATCGTCAAGGGGATGGTCGAGGCGCACGGCGGCATGGTCTGGGTGGAGAGCGGCGATGGGAGTTCCTTCTTCCTCGTGCTCCCGCTCGAGCAGGAACTTATCCAGCCTGCTTTGTTTTAG
- the alaS gene encoding alanine--tRNA ligase: MTGKEIRAQFFNFFQKKGHTLVESSNLIPKNDPTLLFTNAGMNQFKDVFLGLEKRDYIRAVSSQKCVRAGGKHNDLENVGRTARHHTFFEMLGNFSFGDYFKKDAIAYAWEFLTVELGLSKDRLYVTVYNDDDEAADIWHNQEGVPRERIYRFGEKDNFWSMGDTGPCGPCSEIFWDNGPGTGCGSPDCAVGCDCDRYMEIWNNVFMQFNRDKDGTMTPLPKPSVDTGMGLERISAVMQGVTSNYDTDLLQGIIRHIETICGKKYRDDEKDDVSMRVIADHSRATTFLICDGVLPSNEGRGYVLRRIMRRAARHGKMLGVSEPMLYRVVDAVNMMMGDAYPELLERENYVKKVIKAEEERFIETLDRGLAILNEETAALRAKGDKVLSGEVIFKLYDTFGFPVDLTADIVEAEGLTLDEDGFALCMEKQRVKARENWKGSGEQGLASIYKELHGSGIASDFVGYTEQTTYSTISAIVKGGVLVEEANAGDEVEIITAKTPFYGESGGQAGDTGSISTGAAHIEVESTSRPFTDLIVHRGKVVSGNIRNGEAVDLKVATAGRAATARNHTATHLLQAALREVLGDHVKQAGSLVTPDRLRFDFTHFSPMTAEEIRRVETIVNGHVMGNAPVDAREMAAAEALAGGATALFGEKYGDVVRVVRVGDVSMELCGGTHVHGAGEIGLFKIISEAGIAAGVRRIEAQTGNGALAVVHQMEDEQRSVAALLKAEGVSVLDRVEKLLAAQRELQKELEGLQAKMNASKSADLIQQVREQNGVKILSVKVDGDAKAMRELSDTLKDRIGSGIIVLGTADGVKANLLVAVTADLTARWKAGDIIKAIAPIVGGNGGGKPELAQAGGTKPENLAEALEAVYNIVG, from the coding sequence ATGACAGGCAAAGAGATCCGGGCGCAGTTCTTCAACTTTTTTCAGAAAAAGGGTCACACCCTGGTGGAGAGCTCGAACCTCATCCCCAAAAACGATCCCACCCTGCTTTTCACCAACGCGGGGATGAACCAGTTCAAGGACGTCTTCCTGGGCCTTGAAAAACGCGACTACATCCGCGCCGTATCCTCGCAGAAATGCGTCCGTGCCGGCGGCAAACATAACGACCTCGAAAACGTCGGCCGCACCGCACGCCACCACACCTTCTTCGAGATGCTCGGCAACTTTTCCTTCGGCGACTACTTCAAGAAGGACGCGATCGCCTATGCCTGGGAATTCCTCACCGTTGAGCTCGGCCTTTCCAAGGACCGCCTCTACGTGACGGTGTACAACGACGACGACGAGGCGGCGGACATCTGGCACAACCAGGAAGGGGTGCCGCGCGAGCGCATCTACCGTTTCGGCGAGAAGGACAACTTCTGGTCCATGGGGGACACCGGCCCCTGCGGCCCCTGCTCCGAGATCTTCTGGGACAACGGCCCCGGCACCGGATGCGGCTCCCCCGACTGCGCCGTCGGCTGCGACTGCGACCGTTACATGGAGATCTGGAACAACGTCTTCATGCAGTTCAACCGCGACAAGGATGGCACCATGACGCCGCTCCCCAAACCCTCGGTCGATACCGGCATGGGCCTTGAGCGCATCTCCGCGGTCATGCAGGGGGTCACCTCCAACTACGACACCGATCTGCTGCAGGGGATCATCCGCCACATCGAGACCATCTGCGGCAAGAAGTACCGCGACGACGAGAAAGACGACGTCTCCATGCGCGTCATCGCCGACCACTCCCGCGCCACCACCTTCCTCATCTGCGACGGCGTGCTTCCCTCCAACGAGGGGCGCGGCTACGTGCTGCGCCGCATCATGCGCCGCGCCGCCCGCCACGGTAAGATGCTGGGGGTCTCCGAGCCGATGCTCTACCGCGTGGTCGACGCCGTCAACATGATGATGGGCGATGCGTACCCGGAACTGCTCGAGCGCGAGAATTACGTCAAGAAGGTGATCAAGGCCGAGGAAGAGCGCTTCATCGAGACCCTCGACCGCGGCCTCGCCATACTGAACGAGGAGACCGCTGCGCTCAGGGCCAAGGGTGACAAGGTCCTCTCCGGCGAGGTGATCTTCAAGCTGTACGACACCTTCGGCTTCCCGGTCGACCTCACTGCCGACATCGTCGAGGCTGAAGGGCTCACCCTGGACGAGGACGGCTTCGCCCTCTGCATGGAGAAGCAGCGCGTCAAGGCGAGGGAGAACTGGAAGGGGTCGGGCGAGCAGGGCCTTGCCTCCATCTACAAGGAACTGCACGGCTCCGGCATCGCGAGCGACTTCGTAGGCTACACCGAGCAGACCACCTACTCCACCATCAGCGCCATCGTAAAGGGTGGCGTCCTTGTCGAGGAGGCGAACGCCGGCGACGAGGTCGAGATCATCACCGCGAAGACCCCCTTCTACGGCGAGTCCGGCGGCCAGGCCGGCGATACCGGCAGCATCTCCACCGGTGCCGCGCACATCGAGGTGGAAAGCACCAGCCGCCCCTTCACCGACCTCATCGTGCACCGCGGCAAGGTGGTCTCCGGCAACATCCGTAACGGCGAGGCGGTCGACCTGAAGGTCGCTACCGCAGGGCGCGCCGCCACCGCGCGCAACCACACCGCGACGCACCTTCTGCAGGCAGCCTTAAGGGAAGTGCTGGGCGACCACGTGAAGCAGGCAGGCTCTCTGGTGACCCCGGACCGCCTCCGCTTCGACTTCACCCACTTCAGCCCGATGACCGCCGAGGAGATCCGCAGGGTCGAAACTATCGTGAACGGGCACGTCATGGGTAACGCGCCCGTAGACGCCCGCGAGATGGCGGCAGCCGAGGCGCTTGCCGGCGGGGCCACCGCGCTTTTCGGCGAGAAGTACGGCGACGTGGTGCGCGTGGTACGCGTGGGCGACGTGTCGATGGAGCTTTGCGGCGGCACCCACGTGCACGGCGCGGGCGAGATCGGCTTATTCAAGATCATCTCCGAGGCAGGGATCGCCGCCGGGGTGAGAAGGATCGAGGCGCAGACCGGCAACGGCGCGCTCGCCGTGGTGCACCAGATGGAAGACGAGCAGAGAAGCGTCGCCGCTCTCCTGAAGGCCGAAGGGGTGAGCGTTCTCGACCGCGTCGAGAAGCTCCTCGCGGCCCAGCGCGAACTGCAAAAAGAGCTCGAGGGGCTGCAGGCGAAGATGAACGCCTCCAAGTCCGCCGACCTCATTCAGCAGGTACGCGAGCAAAACGGCGTCAAGATCCTCTCCGTGAAGGTGGACGGCGATGCCAAGGCGATGCGCGAGCTCTCCGACACGCTGAAGGACAGGATCGGCTCCGGTATCATCGTGCTCGGGACCGCCGACGGCGTCAAGGCGAACCTCCTGGTCGCGGTCACCGCCGACCTCACCGCGCGCTGGAAGGCCGGTGACATCATCAAGGCGATCGCACCGATCGTCGGCGGCAACGGCGGCGGCAAGCCCGAGCTCGCCCAGGCCGGCGGCACCAAGCCCGAGAACCTCGCCGAGGCGCTCGAGGCCGTGTACAACATCGTAGGGTAG
- a CDS encoding hybrid sensor histidine kinase/response regulator: MLELTSNQSLAPLQDRERKTVLLVDDEAVIRDLCKRVLNGYDIVEAADGQEAYEIFLRGGIDVILTDVMMPRLDGIELLKKLKEREPTMVVIIMTGFADKDLILKALKADADDFITKPLNLLQLKSAIEKALVKKALKEEIANLRNLDRFKTVFLSLISHKFRTPITSISLFLQNLASGIIDPSDDGAKEHIKLIYNEACYLGNLVTDLLTFSSVMDSGGGLHLEPCTLNLLLPKILSEAYIIAARPGVTTHITQQTIPELMLDRDKISFALRQVIDNAIKFSREDGVVCVNMRNADGQCEISVEDNGIGISKDQLPKLFEKFYQVDADRTGQVRGFGLGLFYAREFIRMHGGSISIESEENQGTRVLITLPNTASQSP, translated from the coding sequence ATGCTCGAACTGACCTCCAACCAAAGTCTCGCCCCCCTGCAGGACAGGGAAAGGAAAACCGTCCTCCTCGTCGACGATGAAGCGGTGATCCGCGACCTGTGCAAGAGGGTCCTGAACGGCTACGACATCGTTGAGGCGGCGGACGGCCAGGAGGCGTACGAGATCTTCCTGCGCGGCGGCATCGACGTGATCCTGACCGACGTGATGATGCCGAGGCTGGACGGCATCGAACTGCTGAAGAAACTCAAGGAGCGTGAGCCGACCATGGTGGTGATCATCATGACCGGCTTCGCCGATAAAGACCTCATCCTGAAGGCGCTCAAGGCGGATGCGGACGACTTCATCACCAAGCCGCTCAACCTCCTGCAGCTCAAAAGCGCCATCGAAAAGGCCCTCGTCAAGAAGGCACTCAAGGAAGAGATCGCCAACCTGAGAAACCTCGACCGCTTCAAAACGGTCTTTCTCTCGCTCATCTCCCACAAGTTCCGCACGCCGATCACCTCGATCTCGCTTTTCCTGCAGAACTTAGCCTCGGGCATCATCGATCCTTCCGACGACGGTGCCAAAGAGCACATCAAGCTGATCTACAACGAGGCTTGCTACTTGGGGAACCTCGTCACCGACCTCCTCACCTTCTCCTCGGTCATGGACAGCGGCGGCGGCCTGCATCTGGAGCCGTGCACCTTGAACCTGCTCCTCCCCAAGATCCTGAGCGAGGCCTACATCATCGCCGCCCGCCCCGGTGTCACGACGCACATCACACAGCAGACGATCCCGGAGCTTATGCTGGACCGCGACAAGATCAGCTTCGCCCTGCGCCAGGTGATCGACAATGCCATCAAGTTTTCCAGGGAAGACGGCGTGGTATGCGTCAACATGCGAAACGCCGATGGCCAGTGCGAGATCAGCGTCGAAGACAACGGCATCGGCATCTCCAAGGATCAGTTACCCAAGCTCTTCGAGAAGTTCTACCAGGTCGACGCCGACCGGACCGGCCAGGTGCGCGGCTTCGGGCTCGGTCTCTTTTACGCCCGCGAGTTCATCCGCATGCACGGCGGCAGTATCAGCATCGAGAGCGAAGAGAACCAGGGGACCCGCGTCCTGATCACCCTTCCCAACACAGCAAGCCAAAGCCCCTGA
- the recA gene encoding recombinase RecA — protein sequence MLDKEKAEKALDLAMSQIEKQFGKGAIMRLGNEEALPDVAAIPTGSLSLDLALGVGGVPRGRVIEIFGPESSGKTTLALHVIAEAQKLGGIAAFVDAEHALDIGYARKLGVKTDDLLVSQPDTGEQALEIAETLVRSGAIDVLVVDSVAALVPKAEIEGDMGDSHMGLQARLMSQALRKLTGIISKSNCCVIFINQIRMKIGVMFGNPETTTGGNALKFYASVRMDIRKIAALKQGNDMIGSRTRVKVVKNKVAPPFKEVEFDILYGEGISKEGDVLDLAVERNVVEKSGAWFSYGKERIGQGRENSRLFLKEHPEILAEIREKLTAPQQDAASGAA from the coding sequence ATGCTCGATAAGGAAAAAGCGGAAAAGGCCCTGGACCTGGCGATGAGCCAGATTGAGAAACAGTTCGGCAAAGGGGCCATCATGAGGCTGGGCAACGAGGAGGCGCTCCCGGACGTGGCGGCCATCCCGACCGGCTCCCTCTCTCTGGACCTGGCGCTTGGGGTGGGGGGCGTCCCCCGCGGCCGCGTCATCGAGATCTTCGGACCGGAATCCTCCGGTAAAACCACCCTCGCCCTGCACGTCATCGCCGAGGCCCAGAAACTGGGCGGCATCGCCGCCTTCGTCGACGCGGAGCACGCCCTCGACATCGGCTACGCGAGAAAGCTCGGCGTCAAGACCGACGACCTCCTCGTCTCGCAGCCGGACACCGGCGAGCAGGCACTCGAGATCGCCGAGACCCTGGTGCGCTCCGGCGCCATCGACGTCCTCGTCGTCGACTCCGTCGCCGCGCTGGTTCCGAAGGCGGAGATCGAGGGGGACATGGGTGACTCGCACATGGGCCTGCAGGCACGCCTCATGTCCCAGGCGCTCAGGAAACTCACCGGCATCATCTCGAAGTCAAACTGCTGCGTCATCTTCATCAACCAGATCAGGATGAAGATCGGCGTCATGTTCGGCAACCCCGAGACCACCACCGGCGGCAACGCCCTCAAGTTCTACGCCTCCGTGCGCATGGACATCAGGAAGATCGCGGCGCTCAAGCAGGGCAACGACATGATCGGCTCGAGAACCCGCGTGAAGGTGGTGAAGAACAAGGTGGCCCCCCCGTTCAAGGAGGTCGAATTCGACATCCTCTACGGCGAGGGTATCTCCAAGGAAGGCGACGTCCTCGACTTAGCCGTTGAGCGCAACGTCGTCGAAAAGAGTGGCGCCTGGTTCTCATACGGCAAGGAGCGCATCGGCCAGGGTCGCGAGAACTCCCGACTGTTCCTAAAGGAGCACCCGGAGATCCTCGCCGAGATCAGGGAAAAACTCACCGCACCGCAACAAGACGCCGCGTCCGGCGCAGCCTAA
- the argB gene encoding acetylglutamate kinase has product MQHLIEKASTLMEALPYIRRFSGKTIVIKYGGHAMAEEKLRKSFALDIILLKYIGINTVVVHGGGPQINETLKRYGIVSEFVQGMRVTDAETMGVVEMVLTGQVNREVVGYINQHGGRAAGLSGKDGSLLVCEKLLQEIRRQDGGVEMVDIGFVGDVVEVNPAILQALEKGGFIPVIAPVGVGRDGQSYNINADVVAGKVAAALGAEKLILLTDVSGVKDKEGELLSSIPLADVPALIENGTVTGGMIPKVTCCTDALAAGVKKAHIVDGRIEHAILLEIFTNVGIGTEIQA; this is encoded by the coding sequence ATGCAGCATCTCATAGAAAAGGCGAGCACTCTCATGGAGGCGCTCCCCTACATCAGACGTTTTTCCGGAAAGACCATCGTCATCAAGTATGGCGGTCACGCCATGGCAGAAGAGAAGCTCAGAAAGTCTTTTGCCCTAGACATAATCCTACTCAAATACATCGGCATCAACACCGTGGTAGTGCACGGCGGCGGTCCCCAGATCAACGAGACACTGAAGCGCTACGGCATCGTGTCGGAGTTCGTTCAAGGGATGCGTGTGACGGACGCGGAGACCATGGGGGTCGTCGAGATGGTGCTCACCGGCCAGGTGAACCGCGAGGTGGTCGGCTACATCAACCAGCACGGCGGCCGTGCCGCCGGTCTCTCCGGCAAGGACGGCAGCCTCCTTGTTTGCGAAAAACTGCTCCAGGAAATCCGACGACAGGACGGCGGGGTCGAGATGGTCGACATCGGCTTCGTGGGAGATGTCGTCGAAGTGAATCCCGCCATTTTGCAGGCATTGGAGAAGGGTGGCTTCATCCCGGTGATCGCACCGGTAGGTGTGGGGCGCGACGGGCAGAGTTACAACATCAACGCGGACGTGGTGGCCGGCAAGGTTGCCGCGGCGCTCGGGGCGGAGAAGTTGATCCTTTTGACCGACGTCTCCGGTGTGAAGGACAAGGAAGGGGAGTTGCTTTCCAGCATCCCGCTTGCCGACGTCCCCGCGCTGATCGAAAACGGCACCGTGACCGGGGGGATGATACCGAAGGTCACCTGCTGCACCGACGCGCTCGCCGCAGGCGTGAAGAAGGCCCACATCGTCGACGGCAGGATCGAGCACGCCATCCTTTTGGAGATCTTCACCAACGTCGGAATAGGGACGGAGATACAGGCTTAA
- a CDS encoding regulatory protein RecX, protein MQRGTALDCCLRLLTLRDHSEAELRKKLSGKGYEEGESEAAVARMKELGYLDDLRFARTFASSALRNGRGVGPRLKLELAKRGVAGPIVSQVLEELSGEYSERELLVQTIERRYPGFDPASASDKEKRRIIGYLQRKGFSLSAIFRELRAQED, encoded by the coding sequence GTGCAGCGCGGCACGGCGCTCGACTGCTGTCTGCGGCTTCTCACCCTGCGCGACCACTCCGAGGCGGAGCTTAGAAAGAAGCTTTCCGGCAAGGGGTACGAGGAAGGGGAGAGCGAGGCGGCGGTGGCCCGGATGAAGGAGCTCGGCTACCTGGACGATCTGCGCTTCGCGCGCACCTTCGCCTCGTCGGCGCTTCGAAACGGCAGAGGGGTCGGCCCGCGGCTCAAGCTGGAACTAGCCAAGCGCGGCGTGGCCGGACCAATCGTGAGCCAGGTGCTTGAAGAGCTTTCCGGTGAGTACAGCGAGCGGGAGCTCCTGGTACAGACCATCGAGCGGCGCTATCCCGGCTTCGACCCGGCGTCCGCAAGCGACAAGGAAAAGCGGCGCATCATCGGTTACCTGCAGAGGAAGGGGTTTTCCCTCTCCGCGATCTTCAGGGAGCTGAGGGCGCAGGAGGATTGA
- a CDS encoding competence/damage-inducible protein A — translation MRVSVLSIGDELLSGEVVDTNAAHIADRLYEAGARVFRHVTVPDDEDAIVEAILELAGSSDAVIATGGLGPTPDDYTAQAAARAAGVPLELSQEALDHLARFEERIARPLHPSNKRQALVPRGCRLIPNPLGTACGFTVGIRGAEISFLPGVPFEMERMLADTVLPALGKRLPAPWRRITLRLFGIPEAAIAERLEGALSGGGPVQLAYCVKYPEIHVILRAAAADAALLETTAAAVRERLAEFLFAEDGDTMDCVLARLFREKKVTLSLAESCTGGMIASRITAMAGSSAYFLEGNVTYSNEAKTRMLGVPAELIEQHGAVSAEVARAMAEGARKAAGSDLAVSVTGIAGPDGGTAEKPVGTVYIGIADATGCRAERFNFQGDRTRVRSITTFTALDWLRKHLLTLH, via the coding sequence GTGAGGGTATCCGTCCTCTCCATAGGCGACGAGCTCCTCTCCGGCGAGGTGGTGGACACGAACGCGGCCCACATCGCGGACCGGCTCTACGAAGCCGGCGCGCGCGTTTTCCGGCACGTCACCGTCCCGGACGACGAGGATGCCATCGTTGAGGCGATTCTCGAGCTTGCCGGGTCAAGTGACGCGGTGATCGCCACCGGCGGACTCGGCCCCACCCCTGACGACTACACGGCGCAGGCGGCGGCCCGTGCCGCGGGGGTACCGCTCGAGCTCTCGCAGGAGGCCCTCGACCATCTCGCCCGCTTCGAGGAAAGGATCGCCAGGCCGCTGCACCCGTCCAACAAGCGCCAGGCCCTTGTGCCGCGCGGGTGCCGCCTGATCCCGAACCCACTCGGCACCGCCTGCGGTTTCACGGTTGGCATCAGGGGCGCGGAGATCTCCTTCCTCCCCGGTGTCCCGTTCGAGATGGAGCGGATGCTTGCCGACACGGTCCTCCCGGCGTTGGGGAAAAGGCTTCCCGCGCCGTGGCGGCGGATCACCCTGAGACTTTTCGGCATTCCCGAGGCGGCCATAGCGGAGCGCCTGGAAGGGGCCTTGTCCGGCGGCGGCCCGGTGCAGCTTGCCTACTGCGTGAAGTACCCGGAGATCCACGTGATCCTGCGGGCCGCGGCAGCCGACGCGGCGCTTCTCGAGACGACGGCGGCTGCGGTGCGGGAGCGCCTTGCGGAATTTCTTTTCGCCGAAGACGGCGACACCATGGACTGCGTACTCGCACGGCTTTTCCGGGAGAAGAAGGTGACGCTCTCCCTCGCCGAATCCTGCACCGGCGGGATGATCGCCTCCCGGATCACCGCCATGGCAGGGAGCTCCGCGTACTTCCTCGAGGGGAACGTAACCTACAGCAACGAGGCGAAGACACGCATGCTCGGCGTGCCGGCCGAGCTCATCGAACAGCACGGCGCCGTGAGCGCGGAAGTGGCGCGCGCCATGGCCGAAGGTGCCCGAAAGGCTGCGGGCAGCGACCTCGCCGTTTCGGTGACCGGCATCGCCGGCCCCGATGGCGGCACGGCGGAAAAACCGGTCGGCACCGTGTACATCGGCATCGCCGACGCCACCGGCTGCCGCGCCGAACGTTTCAATTTCCAGGGAGACCGGACCCGCGTCCGCTCCATCACCACCTTTACCGCGCTGGATTGGCTGCGCAAACACCTCCTCACCCTCCATTAG